A genomic stretch from Lathyrus oleraceus cultivar Zhongwan6 chromosome 2, CAAS_Psat_ZW6_1.0, whole genome shotgun sequence includes:
- the LOC127121018 gene encoding probable O-methyltransferase 3: MEFQNGDDVASNLLKAQSHIWNHIFNFMNSMSLKCVVDLGIPDIIHNYGKPMSLSKLISSLPIHPSKKPCIYRLMRIMTHSGFFSQQNITENELEIEYMLTDASRLLLKENPMSVTPFVHAMLSPIMTNPWHQMSTWLKNEDSSAFETTHGRYFWDYAAHDPIFNRLFNESMASDARLVSDLLIDKCKGVFHGLESLVDVAGGTGTMAKALSKSFPQMECIVFDLPHVVDGLQGSHNLSYVGGDMFQEIPQAHAILLKWILHDWNDEECVNILKKCKESLKKKGKDGKVIIIDMVVDNENINKSVETQLFFDMLMMVILTGKERNKKEWVKLILSAGFSDYKITPILGLRSMIEIYP, from the exons ATGGAATTCCAAAATGGAGATGATGTTGCTTCCAATTTGCTCAAAGCTCAAAGCCACATATGGAATCACATTTTCAACTTCATGAATTCCATGTCACTTAAATGTGTTGTTGATTTAGGCATACCAGATATCATACACAACTATGGCAAACCCATGTCACTCTCAAAACTCATTTCTTCACTACCAATCCATCCTTCCAAAAAACCTTGCATTTATCGCTTGATGCGAATCATGACTCATTCTGGTTTTTTCTCTCAACAAAATATTACAGAGAATGAATTAGAAATTGAGTATATGTTAACGGATGCATCTAGGTTATTACTAAAGGAAAATCCAATGAGTGTCACCCCATTTGTCCACGCCATGCTCAGCCCGATTATGACAAATCCATGGCATCAAATGTCTACTTGGTTGAAAAATGAGGATTCTTCCGCATTTGAAACCACACATGGGAGGTATTTTTGGGATTATGCTGCTCATGATCCAATATTTAACCGTTTATTCAATGAGTCAATGGCAAGTGATGCTCGATTAGTGAGCGATCTGTTGATTGACAAGTGTAAGGGAGTGTTCCATGGATTGGAGTCATTGGTTGATGTTGCAGGAGGCACAGGGACCATGGCAAAGGCTCTTTCCAAATCATTCCCACAAATGGAATGCATTGTATTTGATCTCCCACATGTTGTTGATGGCTTACAAGGAAGCCATAACCTAAGCTATGTTGGTGGAGATATGTTTCAAGAAATTCCTCAAGCACATGCCATTTTGTTGAAG TGGATCTTGCATGACTGGAATGACGAGGAATGTGTGAATATATTGAAGAAATGCAAGGAATCATTGAAGAAGAAAGGTAAAGATGGGAAGGTCATTATCATAGATATGGTGGTTGACAATGAAAACATCAATAAATCAGTTGAAACCCAACTCTTTTTTGATATGTTGATGATGGTAATACTCACAGGAAAAGAGAGAAATAAGAAAGAATGGGTTAAGTTGATTTTATCTGCCGGTTTCAGTGACTATAAAATAACCCCAATTTTAGGATTAAGGTCCATGATTGAGATCTATCCTTAA